A window from Thermodesulforhabdus norvegica encodes these proteins:
- a CDS encoding DHA2 family efflux MFS transporter permease subunit produces MSFGKQPQQTNKWIVAFTVILPTFIEVMDTSVVNVSLPHIRGSLSAGVDEVTWVLTSYLVSNAIIIPITGWLAGIFGRKNYLIFSLALFTGSSLLCGAAPSLEILIIARILQGLGGGGLQPLSQAILLETFPPREHGIAMAVFGMGVVFAPILGPVVGGWITDNWSWRWVFYINLPVGIISVLLTLAFIFDPPYIRSKKIRIDYWGLGLLAVGLGCLQVVLDKGEREDWFESNFITTLSIISALCLIVFVIVELRSRNPVVDLRILKDRSFAFGNIIMFTGFFCMFGSIVLLPLYLQNLMGYTALWAGLVLGPGGIASFLIMPVAGNLMKRGVKPHYLLALGLFLAAYSFWMMSRFNLEADFLSVAVPRIVLGFGMGLFFVPLGAASYVNIPKEKMGTASGIFNLLRNLGGSFGTAVGTTVLSQRSQFHQNFLVEHITPFHPSLQHKLQEIMQLLGITQLSNADYKRVLAVVYQEVLRQASMMGFNDTFWLFCIMTSFLVPLALLMKGAKGKKVEISVH; encoded by the coding sequence ATGAGCTTCGGAAAGCAGCCCCAACAGACCAACAAGTGGATCGTAGCCTTTACGGTCATCCTGCCCACCTTTATTGAGGTAATGGATACCAGCGTTGTTAACGTTTCCCTACCTCACATTCGGGGAAGCCTCAGCGCGGGAGTTGATGAAGTAACCTGGGTTCTCACATCGTACCTGGTGTCGAACGCAATCATAATCCCGATTACGGGATGGCTTGCGGGAATCTTCGGCAGAAAAAACTACCTTATCTTCTCTCTCGCCCTCTTTACCGGAAGTTCACTTCTCTGTGGTGCTGCCCCTTCCCTTGAGATCCTTATAATAGCCCGCATACTTCAGGGGCTCGGAGGCGGGGGGCTCCAGCCTCTATCCCAGGCCATTCTTCTTGAAACCTTCCCTCCCAGAGAACACGGGATTGCCATGGCCGTTTTCGGTATGGGTGTCGTCTTCGCCCCGATTCTGGGACCTGTCGTAGGCGGCTGGATTACCGATAACTGGTCTTGGCGCTGGGTTTTCTATATCAACCTTCCCGTGGGAATCATATCGGTACTGCTGACCCTTGCTTTCATATTTGATCCCCCTTACATCCGATCGAAAAAAATCCGAATCGATTACTGGGGATTGGGCCTGCTTGCCGTGGGGTTAGGGTGCCTTCAGGTAGTTCTGGACAAGGGAGAAAGGGAAGACTGGTTCGAATCCAACTTCATCACGACACTGTCAATAATTTCGGCTCTTTGCCTTATAGTCTTCGTAATAGTTGAACTGCGTTCCAGAAACCCGGTTGTGGATTTGCGTATTCTGAAGGATCGCTCCTTTGCCTTCGGAAATATCATCATGTTCACCGGTTTCTTCTGTATGTTCGGAAGCATCGTTCTGTTGCCTCTTTATCTGCAAAACCTCATGGGTTACACGGCCTTATGGGCGGGATTGGTTCTGGGCCCCGGGGGAATAGCGAGCTTTCTTATCATGCCCGTTGCGGGCAACCTCATGAAACGGGGCGTAAAGCCCCATTATCTTCTAGCCCTTGGCCTGTTTCTGGCCGCCTACTCTTTCTGGATGATGTCACGATTTAACCTTGAAGCCGACTTCCTGTCGGTTGCCGTACCCAGAATCGTTCTCGGCTTTGGAATGGGGCTTTTCTTTGTGCCGCTGGGAGCCGCATCCTACGTGAACATTCCCAAAGAAAAAATGGGAACAGCTTCCGGTATCTTTAACCTTCTTAGAAACCTCGGAGGGAGCTTTGGCACCGCCGTGGGAACAACGGTGCTGTCCCAGAGATCACAATTCCATCAGAACTTCCTGGTAGAACACATTACTCCCTTTCACCCATCGCTTCAACATAAGCTTCAGGAGATAATGCAGCTTCTGGGTATAACTCAGCTTTCGAATGCCGATTACAAACGGGTTCTGGCCGTGGTATACCAGGAAGTACTCAGACAGGCCTCGATGATGGGCTTTAACGATACTTTCTGGCTATTCTGCATCATGACTTCTTTTCTGGTACCTCTGGCCCTGCTGATGAAAGGAGCAAAGGGAAAGAAAGTGGAGATCTCGGTTCACTGA
- a CDS encoding lysophospholipid acyltransferase family protein, which produces MPTPRPIKKFFRDEKILNGGALMAEKVASLWLRSCNFTVLGKEIAEVIEDAGIPVLVTTWHCGLLPVLYFFRHRRTVVMVSSSRDGDWISSIVERWGYATVRGSSGRQGRSATRRMLQYLSLGYYGGLIADGSRGPARVAQKGVLFISSISGVPIVPVGVGIYPKLTLPTWDRMLLPLPFSRVVITIGPLINLGKVNKNRDTAELTHTLNRLFAVADRVARSAVLQ; this is translated from the coding sequence ATGCCCACCCCCAGACCAATTAAGAAATTCTTCCGTGATGAGAAAATACTTAACGGCGGTGCCCTCATGGCGGAAAAGGTTGCTTCTCTGTGGTTGAGGAGTTGCAATTTTACCGTTTTGGGAAAAGAAATCGCCGAAGTTATCGAAGATGCCGGGATACCCGTTCTCGTTACCACCTGGCACTGCGGTCTTTTGCCGGTGCTCTACTTTTTCCGTCATCGTCGTACCGTGGTCATGGTGAGTTCAAGCAGGGACGGCGACTGGATAAGCTCTATAGTCGAAAGGTGGGGTTATGCGACCGTCCGTGGATCCTCGGGTAGACAGGGACGCAGTGCAACCAGAAGGATGCTTCAATATCTGTCCCTGGGGTATTACGGAGGACTGATAGCCGATGGGAGTAGAGGTCCTGCAAGAGTTGCCCAAAAGGGCGTTCTTTTTATCTCTTCGATTTCCGGGGTTCCCATAGTTCCTGTGGGCGTGGGAATTTATCCAAAGCTAACCCTTCCCACCTGGGACAGAATGTTGTTGCCCCTTCCTTTTTCCAGAGTGGTGATTACGATTGGCCCACTGATTAACCTCGGGAAAGTAAATAAAAACAGGGACACGGCGGAACTGACTCACACTCTTAACCGTCTTTTTGCCGTTGCCGATAGGGTGGCCAGATCGGCAGTTCTTCAGTGA